The genomic interval accatggttacaatatCACCATGGTTTGTATAATCGCCAAACAATATCACCGGTTTGTCagtaatacatacacatatgcactTTCATAAGATGAGTACTTTATGTCAGAATTACTTAAATATTCATTGTAATTGTTTCCCACTGAACTTAAAtcctttttgttttaaaataataataataataataataataataataataataataattaaataatgttttatAATACTAATGTTAGGTAGAAATTAAAGATGTCTCGACCAGTCACTATAATCTTCTGATGATCTTTATTAAAACCAATGTTTCGGCAATGTAACAGTTGTCTTCTTCAGGGTAAAACTAATAGATAAAATGGATAAAGACGAAAGtcacaaaatgctaaaaatgaaTACAGGATAAAAGTGTCGGAATAAAATTCTACAGATATGGAAGTAAAATATGACTACAGGGTGAAAAGATCTCACTAACCTCGAACGTATTTCTGGATGGTAAACTGAATATGAATGAAGAGAGTAGCCTTAGGTGGGCTTAAAAAGAAACGTAGTATGGCCACTTAGCTTGCAAGGGAAAGGGGACAataggcgggggggggggggggggggggactaaaAAATAAATGGAAAGTGCGATGACTAAGGTGAGGGAGAAAGTGGACAAAAAGGGGAAAGTTAACCCTCTTTACGGTCTTTAGGGTATTAACTGAAAACATTATGTTTGAAAACTAGTCTGACAAAGTTATAGAAAAGGGTGGTCCAGAATATTGAAGAATTAgcctatgtaatcctcatggctccaatgataagataacactaatgtgagaacctgggattgaaaccctggcctttaactgataagataacactaatgtgagaacctgggattgaaactctggcctttaactgataagataacactaatgtgagaacctgagattgaaactctggcctttaactgataagataacactaatgtgagaacctgggattgaaatcctggcctttaactgataagataacactaatgtgagaacctgggattgaaaccctggcctttaactgataagataacactaatgtgaaaacctgggattgaaatcctggcctttaactgataagataacactaatgtgagaaccagggattgaaaccctggcctttaactaataagataacactaatgtgagaacctgggattgaaatcctggcctttaactgataagataacactaatgtgaaaacctggtattgaaaccctggcctttaactaataagataacactaatgtgagaaccagggattgaaaccctggcctttaactaataagataacactaatgtgagaacctgggattgaaaccctggcctttaactaataagataacactaatgtgagaaccagggattgaaaccctggcctttaactaataagataacactaatgtgagaacctgggattgaaatcctagcctttaactgataagataacactaatgtgagaacctgggattgaaaccctggcctttaactgataagataacactaatgtgaaaacctgggattgaaaccctggcctttaactgataagataacactaatgtgagaacctggtattgaaaccctggcctttaactgataagataacactaatgtgagaacctggtattgaaaccctggcctttaactgataagataacactaatgtgagaacctggtattgaaaccctggcctttaactgataagataacactaatgtgagaacctggtattgaaaccctggcctttaactgataagataacactaatgtgagaacctgggatggaaaccctggcctttaactgataagataacactaatgtgagaacctggtattgaaaccctggcctttaactgataagataacactaatgtgaaaacctgggattgaaatcctggcctttaactgataagataacactaatgtgagaacctggtattgaaaccctggcctttaaactgatattttatgtatatttcaaaccAACACATCCTTGTACTGACATTAATTATCTTCTATTTTCAGAGAAAGGGTTACACCACAATTCTTACATAGTCTTATGGACTTGATACATTCAGTGATGTCCTACCAACACAAGATTTATGGAGACACTGTTACATGGCATGTCATCAAACCAGATCACTTTGTTGTATGTCTCTATAAATATGGAGGGATATTCCAGGACCAGGAAATACTGGAAAACTTGAAGGGAGAATCCAGTGGTTTGATAGGAAAGTCACAGGGAAAGAACGTTGGAAAGGAAAGAAAGAAGCAATCAGGAGATAAAGATGAGAAGAGAGCAGATGAAGAAGAGATTTGTAGTGATCTACAGAACGAGTGTTtacagaacttgttacaaactcTTTACTGTTTAGGGTCACAGAGTTTCACAAAATCTCAGCTTCCAAGTTTGTCTGTTATCTTCTTGCTACGATGGTCATTGCAGAGGACATATGAaatgtcaaatatcaaaatacagacacagtgTATGTTACAACAGCTGATCTGGATGTGTGACATTATTAGAAACTCTGAAGATGTCAAGGATTTATTATTGAAAGAGGTTGAACCTGACCTTGTGAGTCTTCTCCTCAAAGTCTACTCATTTACGTTGGGTCGTATGTTTAATGTACCAAGTCATGTGACAGGAAGTGATGTCACAATAGAGGAGGAAGTTGAGAAATCATTCCAATCAGACAGCCTTACACAGGAACAATCCATTGTTTGCAATGATATTCTCAATACCCTGAATGCTGTCTTTTGGCACCTAACCCAGCACTGTATGTTACCAACCAATGAAGACAAGTATGGAGAATTTGGATCTCTGATCAGGAATGATGTATACACAATAAACCTGAAAGTGTTTTCCCACAATGCAGCAGAGAGTGCAGAAGTACATAAATCAACAGGTAGGTTAATAATCATATTGACCTGTTATCGGTTCCAAGCTGCATTGGGCAGTTCCCTATACAACGCTATGTATTGCATTAAGGGGTGTACACACGTTACTCAGGAGGATTGTTGTCACTTGATTGTAGccttgatttacatgtaaaaactgtttttgttatttatagTGTTTAGTCTTCCTTGTACATTATTCCTGTCAATTAAAGAGATCAActtatctttttgtttgttttttgatgaatattattttaaatgtaatgaggataaaacaaacaaaatcaacaacacAAAATGACGTTGTCTCACAGAAGTTGTTCCAGAACCTAGAAATAGATTGTTGTGACTATTATGATGAAGTCAATGAGTCACTGTAATCATACAAGTAtacattattggtatttttgtgAGATTTTTTGCttaattgtatttattatatttcaataacatttcCATCCTGAAATGATGACGATATAAttatgtgaatgtttttgtctATTGTTTAATTGAGAAGAATTTGTAGAATTGTTTGTGCATACATCCAAGTTACAGTCAGCTGACAAGTCTCTCCTTAGCACTGTTGCATGTGCAcctccaccccctccccccttcccACTGCACACATGCATAATGCAAAGACACAAATGGTAATATTCATACAAAAGTAGTGAGCAAAGTAatttttatcatcattttattttgtgaccTTTTGTGAAGCTTTCAGAACCAACAAAATGTCTATTTGAGATGTTACTAAGCTTGCATTGTTTCATATTATGACTTTCTCTCTGACAGAACTTGAAGCCATGTTGATGCAAGAACTGTGGACAAAGTGTGATGAACCCAGTCACTTTATGATGGCGCAACAAACACAGCAGACTGTATTACCAGTATCTCAAAAGAAGTCCAAGAAAACAGAAGGGAAAAAACCGAAGGTCAAAACGCCAAGAAAGTCTTCTAAGAAAAAACTGTCAATAAGCTGAATTGTAACATGAAGAAATGTCAGGGTTATTGTAACTTTGCAATTATAGCTAACATCCTGACGAGGTGGGCAAGATAACCTCTAGATCTGAAGATGCAAACACAGTGTTGGGTCATAATAGTTTTATTACATGCTGACTGATAATTGAACATTTATATGGTGATAAatgtatattgattttataACTATGATTTCTGTGTGGTTAGATATCCAAAATTTgagaatattttacaaaaactgCAGTGTAGACAAAGTCCAATCTGATTataatctgatgtggtgaaagtggcaaGATGGCTTTATTTACATCTATTTTCATCATTCTGGAAaacatgtcaattttatttcacataGAGATAAAATACTCAATTCCCAGTCTAAACATATTTGTGACGAGGTCAGTCAACTTGAAAAAGGTTGTCATTTTTACTGGTTCTGTACGCCATAGGTAGTGAGTGCTGCATATGGCCACTGAAATATGTTACAACATGTTAATATTTTTGTGATTATCAAATATGATATAGTCAACTTAATAGTGTTACTTTACTGAGACCAGCTGTTATCTCCCATTCATTGAAATAATATTCTTTATTAAAACTTTATGAAATTCATTCATATAACATTTGTATTAAGAATCATTACTTTCCTTGATCAATTAATATTTTTGATAACTTCACATATTAacacatttcattgaaatatatgatatatatgaacTTTATGTTTAGTGCAAGTGACTTGAGGAGATTTCCATCGTAAGTTTTAACCCAATTCTGTCCTTATCTAATATAACTCTAAAGTAATGATTTCACACTCCATGTAACATACCATTAGTAATTTCTAGAGTTACAGTGTGAAGACAGAATTTACTGTTCCTGTGGCacattgagggcgctcttgtaGGGAGCTGTACAGTAATGACAAAATCATTGAGGGCTTCAGTCCAAGTGCTGTCACCAAGGAACAACTATCGACTTTTCGTTTTTTGATGCTTTGAATTTTAGGCAAGTCTTTTATGCACATCTTTTAATTGTGTATAACAGGTCTAAGCAACTCTAAGCAACCCTTTCTCCAACTTCTGGTACTAAGGTACAATATATACTTCTGATCAATATAAAGTCCACCAAAGACAAACCCCTCGCCTTCAAGTTTTACTGTGTCTATTCCAATTTATTTTAGATGAATAGCATCACGTCAAAATTTTTATTCTTGCCAAAGTAAAGACACGAAAtccaattttacattttgttcacgttatttcacatcacaaagtgtgtaaaaaatattcacaaaacTTGTCCACTCAGTGATCTGCAAGTTCAAGTTTTACGTGACAGAGTCTAACACGTCATGATTCAATTCATGCACACAGTCAGTCGGATTCATTGTTTCTTTGATCCCTTGGCTGTAGATTGTTTTGGTGAACTGCTGCTACTTCCAACGTTTTTCACGTTATGTATGATAGCCCCGATCATGACGtagtttgttttctttgaacCAGATGTTTCTCTGACTGACTCTAGGTGGCGCTTACTCATCAGGAGTTGTTGTTCCTTTCTTTTCCTTGCTCTTTCAAGTCGGGCTTTTTCCATTTTCTCTCGTTGTAATCGCAGCCGTTCTGAAAGGGAAAGGAAATGTGAACTTAAAATAATTATGACAGTAAAAGCAGTTGGTGAAGAAATGCATGCTTTTGCCAAATAGGGAGACAGAGGGGATGTTGGGGTTGTGAAGTTGCCAAATAGGGAGACAGAGGGGATGTTGGGGTTGTGAAGTTGCCAAATAGGGAGACAGAGGGGATGTTGGGGTTGTGAAGTTGCCAAATAGGGAGACAGAGGGGATGTTGGGGTTGTGAAGTTGCCAAATAGGGAGACAGAGGGGGTGTTGGGGTTGTGAAGTCACCAAATAGGGAGACAGAGGGGGTGTTGGGGTTGCAGTTGCCAAATAGGGAGACAGAGGGGATGTTGGGGTTATGAAGTCACCAAATAGGGAGACAGAGGGGGTGTTGGGGTTGCAGTTGCCAAATAGGGAGACAGAGGGGGTTTTGGGGTTGTGAAGTTGCCAAATAGGGAGACAGAGGGGATGTTGGGGTTGTGAAGTCACCAAATAGGGAGACAGAGGGGGTGTTGGGGTTGCAGTTGCCAAATAGGGAGACAGAGGGGATGTTGGGGTTGTGAAGTCACCAAATAGGGAGACATAGGGGGTGTTGGGGTTGTGGCACTTCCTTTCACAATTTGGAAGAGTCTAATAACTTAAAGTTAAAAGTAAATGGGAAAACAATGATAATAGGAATGTAAATTCCCATAAggatgtttttgaaaaaaatgatatacaacaacaacaacaacaacaacaacaacatcaacaacattaacaatacaatcatgtatatatgtgctAATTGTAAGTGCCTTGATTTGACAATACCCTATAGATCACATCAAAGCATCAAAATAGAACAGACTTTTATTTTTGAGTTGCTTTAATAGTCTGTTAGATGTGCTGATAAGGTGCGCCCTCACGCGATGGCCAACCCATTATAAAGATCATTGTAGCGTACAGTTTTCAGGATTTTTTGATAATGTCGTGTATGCCTTATATAAGTTTATCCTCCAACTTGCCCATAAATTTTGGTTTGAATTTTGGTTTGAATGGTATGTTTAGTGTCTAACTTACCCATAAACTTTGGTTTGAATGGTATGTTTTGTGTCAATGGAACAAACGGTTTGTAACTACCATCTTCATTACCTGTAGGGGTTGAAAGgataaaaatattcaattcaatgaCTGGAAAAATCAACTCATAAAATCTGAAAATAAGACTAAATGTGTGGTAATGTTTTGATTCATGGCATTTAACGTCTTTATTTCTAACTTGCCATTACTCCATcagcatatatttttttcattttgcctGGACCCGACCACTACGAACAGTAGcttttaatttgtcattttctcatgaatttcaaaatcattCTCGATCGATATCGTTCTCTTtccaaagtaaaaaaaaatatatagcaTTATAAGATTTTGCTGAGTGAGACTCCCAGGGGCGTTACCCCTAACCAGCTCTgttaggggtgtgtggccaatacTGCCAACTCCACACCTCATTTCatacccattttgaccaaaaattgaTACCAcgttttagaccattacagatTGTAGTACAAAATACAGTTGTAGTACATTGTCGTTCCATACTAAGGAAATGGTAGATCACAAAATGTAGTTTTCACTCTTGTATTTTTTTCCCCAGAGAAGGCAAGATTTTcggggcaattaatggcagaGTTGAGAAGTCAATGGACCGGACCACAGTTTAGACTGGGCCAAGCAAAAACGAAAATAATATAGAATGGACTACTATACactttagactcttcagcttgAAAAATAACCCAGACACTATTTCAGACCAAAGTGCTAGAAAACGCGCCTCAAAAGGTGGAACTATTCTgtttaatttattatacattttctttgtgtggAAGATACGTCCTGTTGGGCGCCCTCACTCATCGGCCTACCGACACCAATGAGGACGAAGCGACACTGAGACGTATCTTACGGTCTACATGTATTACCAAACATTGTAGTTTCCTGTAAACGTTACTGTTGAAATTCAATTGTATGGAAATCACTACCCGGAATTATTCATATTTCTCGTCTTACGTATTAGAAGATGTATCTAAATGATCCATTTCAGTTACCACAACGCAACTCTGTGTAAGGGGAGGAGGAGTGGGAGGTGGAGTAGGAGGGGGTATTTATACCATGCTCCTCTATCACTGATACTTACGTTCTATTTTGATCGCTACGAGTGTACTTCGAGGTTTGATTAACTTACTAAGTGTTAACATTGGGGGTTGGTATAGCAGGTATTTCAAGTGTCCGTCTTCGTCAGCAAGATCTATCAATGCTGTAGACAATTGGAATCAAGAACACCATGAATGAactgttatattatattatattaaaatagaCTTCactttattatgtatgtatgtatgtatgtatgtgtgtgtgtgtgtgtgtgtgtgtgtgtgtatgtatgtatgtatgtatgcatgtataaatgtatgtataatttttatagtgatgggtatacgtatagaaaaaaacatatctagtatacccccatgagtatctgtttatttgctggtttatttaattaatgtatttgtCCCTATGCTTGTcattcgtttgcttgttcatttgtcatttatttgatagtttgattgtttgttttgctttgtttgtcacacggttcctgtgTCCcttgtgacacacacacatacatacatacatacatacatacatacatacatacatacatacatacatacatacatacacacacacacacatacatacatacatacacacatacacacatccacacacacacacacatacatacatacatacatacatacatacatacacacacacatccacacacacacatacatacatacatacatacatacatacatatatacatacagacagacagacagaaagaaagaaagaaagaaagaaacaaacaaacaaacagtcagTCATACAGACAGATGGgaaggcagatagacagacaaacagtcaGGAACTGTAGCGGACATACAATTGCTACTAATAGTATGGGTAAGGTAGTATAAAACCGATACCTGTCATGACTAATTCTAAAGGTTACAGGTTAAAGGTCAACTCTCTACATTCTACACATAAACTTACTGTTATCATCCCAGTCGTCTTCTTCCAATTGGTCCAGGACATAGTCCATCACACTTCGTGCACCACACTGAATGTTGATTAGCAAACGCTGACAGTCTGTCAGTATTAAATGAACATTACATCATCGTCAGACGAAAGTGAAAACAGTGCTAACTATTTTTCTAAATAAGTCTTCACATAAAATGCAACTTTCACTACATCTATTGACTTTGGCATCTATGTAAATGGTCGGTAAGGAATTAACTCTTTTTTACGTCTAGTAGGTACGTAtacaatcgcacaatgtcacacaagctcaataaacgaacttcgcTTGTTTGGTGCCGGGAGCAGGAGGTCTGACGTCAATCCGATtgatgaacttcattttcacacttctgaCCAAATTTCGAAAATTGTCATGCCTTTCAATGATGACAGCttatgtatttactactgagatgttgataagttgattaaaatttacctcTAATGTGAGTTAAAGTGCTGGatttccggtagtattttaatgtgtttacagtCATGTTTTTACAGTGCAatcaatcatagtggtgtgaccgtcacaattttcatcatggtttacatcatatataaacatgtcgatgttgcacttgtgaaggTTCGTttagagggagggggggggggtgtccttTATAAACGAAGCTCGTTTGTTGAGcctgtgcgacattgtgcgattgttatattttcattggCTATTGATCATGTTAAGAAATAAAAGTAGATACAAATTTGATTGACGTCAATTTACTAATATTGACCGTGTTTGTTTCCTTGGAAGCACACAAGTTATTTTGACGACTCTGGTTTTGTACCTACTGAATAAGATATGTCAGTCAGTATTCTTACCATGATACCAAATACACCACGTTGTGAACCACAGCTgagatagagggcgctattcattGTTACTCGCTGGGTGtattatttcaatgtatttcCGCCAgttgatgtaaattgtttgcTCTGGGCCTTATTTAATCCAAAATGACCGACGTAGTGTTTAAATTTAGATTAATTATATTCCTACGAGAATTTCCACGAGTCTGAGAACATCGTTTTCCAATGTTGTATCTCACTACTACGTCACGGTACTTTTTTGTgagtatgataaattacgtgtTCTGTTTCGCTTCTCAAAGGCCCATCTACATATGGAAGTATCAATTTTGAATCATGTcacttatattttcattataattttcCCCCTGATACTTTACATCTGCCTCATTGTTTGTTTGGTATACAATAAAATCAGTTAGCAGTGAGTCAATGGTCCATTTCCGCTGACGGCGCTGTCTATTTTTTGACCACAGTCATAATGTCATCCGCTTAGAAATTAGTTTGGATAAACATTATCTCCATTTACAGACAAACTTAACACATTTTGCTATCGCTAGAAATGTGTCCAAATCCTTTATTGTAAATCTCAGAATAAATCAAACGTTTTCACGATGATTTCATGGGGCACATGATCATTCACTGACTCGAGAACAATCGAATTATTACATCACCGATTGAAGTAGAAAACATATCCAGTAGTCGTGGGTAATCAGTGCTTGACGACTATAAATACCTATACCGTACCCAGCCACAGACAAGGGAAATAGTCTAAAATTGCATAAAATCATGCCCGGAATCACTTACCTCCGTATAAAACACTCGCGAACATTTCCGttgttgtataaattatttAACTCAGGGACGTCGTTCTGGTATGCGATGGCGACGTTATTAATGTGAATTCGAAGTGAAGTGATTTaatgtataatttgatattttctttcatgAGGTGTTACATAACGGTTACTGAATAGATAATGTCATTTCCAACTTTTTATGCGACTGGTAGAAATCATCCAACTGCCACGTTTCCACAATCATACACGCGTGTTCGAAAATTCATTTACTTTTCAAGTCGACGACCCTAGCGAGAGAATGTCGATAGAAATCGAATGCGCTCTGGAATGGGCGCCTCTTTCATTTGCACGTGCAATTTCGCGTGGCGATTGCTACTAGCTCCCATAAAACTCGCGATGGACTGTACGAGTCGGGATTGTTTAATATCGGTGTAACCGTGAACACCTCCTGAATCTTTCCGGAATATTTCCTTAGTTGTGACTCCTATAGGATATGCAACTTGTTGTCACTGGTGTGACTCATCGCTTTAATTCCCTCGTTGTTGGGGCATGAACATTTCCAAATGGCTGTCGTTGCTACGAGATATACCTCAGTGTTGGATACAGCGTTCAATAATGAGAGCTGTACACTGATGTGCTGTctaaatttataattatttcgATAAAATGTCGTTAATTTTAGTCCGTGTGTTACCAAAGTCCATTACGTCGGTGATAAAATCGTTGATAATGTTGCCAGTAATCGTCTCGTCACTTTTCACTACGATTGTCAACTGTTCTGTTGTTTTGTAAGTTTAAAGAGTGTCTGTTGGAATATTATTACCTACTATAACATGTATTGCTTATGTTAACAATGTTGTTATGAGTGTAGTTTTCAGGTACAGTTACATGCAGAACGATGTtttgtgtaatttacataacttCCTTGCTATGACTGATActtcaacatacatacatacatacatacatacatacattcatacatacatacatacatacatacatacatacacacacacacacatacatacatacagagcatacatacatacatacatgcacgcacgcacgcacgcacgcacgcacacacacacacacacacacacacaccgcgGTTCTAGCGAAACCGCTACCAGTACTGCATCTACGATCTACTAtggtatataaattataataacacAACTTTTAATTTCCTCCTTAAAACAATTCACAGAATGTTGTATTTAATCTAgtg from Glandiceps talaboti chromosome 3, keGlaTala1.1, whole genome shotgun sequence carries:
- the LOC144432894 gene encoding uncharacterized protein CXorf65 homolog isoform X1 — encoded protein: MFASVLYGDCQRLLINIQCGARSVMDYVLDQLEEDDWDDNTLIDLADEDGHLKYLLYQPPMLTLSKLIKPRSTLVAIKIERNEDGSYKPFVPLTQNIPFKPKFMERLRLQREKMEKARLERARKRKEQQLLMSKRHLESVRETSGSKKTNYVMIGAIIHNVKNVGSSSSSPKQSTAKGSKKQ
- the LOC144432894 gene encoding uncharacterized protein LOC144432894 isoform X2 produces the protein MDYVLDQLEEDDWDDNTLIDLADEDGHLKYLLYQPPMLTLSKLIKPRSTLVAIKIERNEDGSYKPFVPLTQNIPFKPKFMERLRLQREKMEKARLERARKRKEQQLLMSKRHLESVRETSGSKKTNYVMIGAIIHNVKNVGSSSSSPKQSTAKGSKKQ